CCTTGCTGTATATCCGGGTAGTAAATATTTTGAATTTTTAGTAAATACCGATCAGCAAAATTTTAGTTTGGAAACTGATACACTCGATTTTATCGGAAATATGAAAGTAAACGGTTCACCTGACAACTCTCTTTTTAATGAATATCAACGTTTTTTAACCTCAAGACAAAAGAATTTAACCGGTCTCAAATCGCTGAAAGACAAAACGGAAAATGAAGATTCAATTGGAATTTTAGACAACAGAATGCGTGAAATTGAAAAAGAAATTAAAGAGTACCGTGAAAATATCACCATTTCCTATCCTTCGTCTTTCCTTGCTGCAATAATTAACTCAATGTGGGAGCCTGAAGTGCCCGAAACGCCAAAAGATGAAAAAGGCAACCCCATTGATCCTCAGTTCCCCTATAAATATTTTAAGGCTCATTTTTGGGATAAATTTGATTTTTCTGATGAAAGGTTGGTAAGGACCCCTTTATTTCAGAATAAAATTAATTTTTACATTGAAAATCTTACCGTTAAACATCCCGATTCTATAAATGTTTCGGCCGATTTTATCATTAACAAGGCAAAAGCCAATAAAAATCTATTCAGGTACGCTCTTTCACAAATAGCCTATACTTATGAAACCTCTAAAATTATGGGGATGGATGCTGTTTTTGTCCATTTAGCTCAAAAATACTACCTGAAAGGAGATGCATTTTGGATGGATTCTACTAATATGGCGAAAATGAACGAACGGGT
This is a stretch of genomic DNA from Sphingobacteriales bacterium. It encodes these proteins:
- a CDS encoding DUF5106 domain-containing protein: MFKRQSIIFAFLFLNGIVFSAFFNQSFADGFNIKVKVKGFADTSCYLAYYYGSKILVSDTFKVDSKGTVVFKGEEKLPGGIYLAVYPGSKYFEFLVNTDQQNFSLETDTLDFIGNMKVNGSPDNSLFNEYQRFLTSRQKNLTGLKSLKDKTENEDSIGILDNRMREIEKEIKEYRENITISYPSSFLAAIINSMWEPEVPETPKDEKGNPIDPQFPYKYFKAHFWDKFDFSDERLVRTPLFQNKINFYIENLTVKHPDSINVSADFIINKAKANKNLFRYALSQIAYTYETSKIMGMDAVFVHLAQKYYLKGDAFWMDSTNMAKMNERVAKLKYNLLGLTAPELKMPDLNNNPFSLHAVKSDFTLLVFWDYNCGHCKKEMPELIKLNDHLKEKGLTTIGICTRVEIDEIKKFAEEYHLPWLNVYDPYNRTRFREMYDIYSTPTLYLLDKDKKIIAKRISPQQIEELINNLSGGKQNVPMKQDDDQ